In Polyangiaceae bacterium, the DNA window GTGACGCGACCGGTGAAGCGACGCGCGTGCACGCGCACGAGCGGCTCGCCGAGCATCGGCAGATACTCGCGCGCCGTCACGCGCACGCCGCGCTCTGCGATCGCCCAGCGCGCCTTCTCCGACCAGGGGGAATAGGAGATGTGATACAGCGTCGCCATCCGCCGCCACCTTGCCACGACGTGTGGGCGACGGACAGCGCCTTCCGGAACGCGCCGGGCTTCGCGCCGGACCGACAAAATGAAAGCTGCCGGCGCGGCGATCCATCGCCGGCCGGCAGCTCCGCTGGGAAACGCCTCAGTTCGTTTCTTCGAACTCGGCGTCGATGACGTCGCCCTTCTTGCCGTCGCTCCCGGCATCTCCACTCGGGGCGCCGTTGGAACCGGCGTCCGGAGCGGCGCCGCCGGCCGCAGCGGTGTACAGCTTCTCCGCCATCTGGTGGGCCTCCTTCTCGAGGCGACCGAGGACGTCCTGCACCTTCTCGTCGTCCTGCTTCTCCACGGCGTCCCGACCTTCCTTGATCAGGCTCTCCAGTGAGGAGACGTCGGCGCCTTCCAGCTTCTCCTTGTTCTCGGAGATCTGCTTTTCCAGCGTGTAGCAGAGGTTATCGAGCTTGTTCCGCCGCTCGATCTCTTCGCGCCGACGCTTGTCCTCGGCCTCGTGCTCGGCGGCTTCTTTCACCATGCGATCGATGTCGTCGTCGGTGATGCCGCTGGCCGCGGTGATGGTGATGCGCTGATCCTTGCCGGTGGCCATGTCCTTGGCGGTGACGCTCAGGATGCCGTTGGCGTCGATGTCGAAGGTGACCTCCACCTTGGGCACGCCGCGGGGGGCCGGCGGCAGGCCTTCCAGGTGGAACTTGCCGAGGGTGCGGTTGTAACGGGACTCCGCCCGCTCGCCCTGCAGCACGTGGATCTCCACGCTGGTCTGGTTGTCGCTGGCGGTGGAGTAGATTTCCTTCTTCTGCGTCGGGATGGTGGTGTTGCGCGGGATCATCACGGTCATCACGCCGCCCAGCGTTTCGACGCCGAGGGACAGCGGAGTGACGTCGAGCAGCACCACGTCCTGCACGTCACCGGCGAGCACGCCGCCCTGCACCGCGGCGCCCACGGCCACGACCTCGTCCGGGTTCACGCCCTTGTGAGGCTCCTTGCCGAAGAACTTGCTGACCGTCTCCTGCACCAGCGGGATGCGGGTGGAACCGCCGACCAGCACGATCTCGTCGATGTCGCTCGGCTTCTTCTTGGCGTCGTCCAGCGCCTTCTTGAGGGGCTCCATCGTGCGGTCGATGAGCGGCCGGATCATCTGCTCCAGCTTGGAGCGAGTGAGCTGCTTCTGGAGGTGCTTGGGACCGCTGGCGTCTGCCGTGAGGAACGGCAGGTTGACGGTGGTCTCCTGCTTGGTGGAAAGCTCGATCTTGGCCTGCTCCGCCGCGTCCTTCAGGCGCTGGATGACCATCTTGTCGTTCGAGACGTCGAGCCCGGTGTCCTTCTTGAACTCCGCCGCCAGCCACTCCATCACGAGGTGGTCGACGTCGTCGCCACCGAGGTGTGTGTCGCCGTTGGTGGCGATGACCTGCACCACGTTGTCGCCCACCTCCAAAATGGAGATGTCGAAGGTACCGCCGCCGAAGTCGTACACGGCGATGATCTCGTTCTCTTTCTTGTCCAGACCGTAGGCCAACGCCGCCGCGGTGGGCTCGTTGATGATGCGGCGCACCTCGAGCCCGGCGATCTTGCCGGCGTCCTTGGTGGCCTGGCGCTGCGAGTCGTTGAAGTACGCAGGCACCGTGATGACGGCCTCGGTGACCTTCTCGCCCAGGTAGTCCTCGGCGGCCTTCTTGAGCTTCTGCAGCACCTTCGCGGCGATCTCCGGCGGCGCCATCTTCTTGCCGCGCGCCTCGATCCACACGTCCCCGTTGTCACCCTTGATGATCTTGTAGGGAACGCGCTTGCCTTCGTCTTGGATCTCGTCGAACCGGCGACCAATGAAGCGCTTGGCGGAGTACACCGTGTGCTCCGGATTGGTCACGGCCTGACGCTTGGCGATGGTGCCGACCAGCACCTCACCCTTTTCGTCCCACGCCACCACGGAGGGCGTGAGGCGCGCGCCCTCTTCGTTGACGATGACCTTGGCTTCCTTGCCATCCATTACGGCAACGACGCTGTTCGTCGTGCCCAAATCGATACCGATGATCTTTCCCATGACGTCGGTTCTCCTGAATCTTGGTGCGGGGCGCCGCCGATGCTCTTTCCAAACGTGGCCGCGGCCCTCGCCGCCTCGGGCTCGACTTCCGAAAATCGGCCGCGAGACAGGGCGCAACATAACCACCACGTCCCTGGGGTCAACGCCCTCGGCAGAGTTCGTGCCAAGCTGCCGCAGCCGGCAAATCGCACCCCGCCGATCCCGAGCCACACCCCGACCGCACGCCGGCCGAACCCCACCGAAAGTCGTTGACACGGCCGCCGCCGCGGCTACCCTCCCGGCTCCCCTCGGGGCCGTAGCTCAGCTGGGAGAGCGCCGCGTTCGCAATGCGGAGGTCAGGGGTTCGATCCCCCTCGGCTCCACTAGATTGAATTCACACCGCTCCGACTGGGAGCGTGTGGGGATAGTTTGAAAGAGCATCCTGCCGGCGCCGGTCCCGGCCGGTGTTCCCACTCACCTCTCAGTTCCGACACGCGATCTGATCGTGCCAAAGTCGGAGCAAGGAGTTCCAGCTGCCGGGGCCCCAACCCCAGCAGCACCTTCGCGCGAACGAGTGGGTCACTGGCAAGCCCCCAAACCCCCAACGCGACTCGCTCCGCTCCGCGCTCGCTCTTCGCGGGCTCGCTCCGCTCGCCGCAACGCAGACTCGCGTCTGGCGATACTTCCAAAGTGCGCCCTGCCGGGACCCCTACCCCAGCAGCACCTTCGCGCGAGCGAGTGGGTCGCTGGCAAGCCCCCAAACCCCCAACGCGACTCGCTCCGCTTCGCGCTCGCTCTTCGCGGGCTCGCTCTGCTCGCCGAAACGCAGACTCGCGTCTGGCGATAGTTCCAAAGTGCGCCCTGCCGGGGCCCCATCCCCAGCAGCACCTTCGCGCGAGCGAGTGGGTCGCTGGCAAGCCCCCAAACCCCCGACGCGACTCGCTCCGCGCTCGCTCTTCGCGGGCTCGCTCCGCTCGCCGCAGGACTCGTCCCGTCTTGTCTTCATGAACATACGGCGTTTGAGCTCCGCATCACAGCTGCTCACCTGAGTCGGAGCACCAACTGCGCACCGTTCGACCGGCACGGTGTCTTGGCCCCGCACGGACCGTGCCTACCACCCTCGCTAGGACGGCGAGCTCGAACGTCAGAACCAGCACCACACAGAATGGCTCGACGGCGTTGGCGAGGCGTCCGACGAAGTTGAGGTTGATGACGACGTGCTCAATGATGGCATGCGTTGAACGACCTTTGGTACCAGCGTACACTCGTAGGAACCAAGGCCGGGGGAGGCATGGCGCTCGAGGCCACAACTGATGGGAAATCGCACTGCATTACGCGCCGAAGTCGATTCGCTTACCGCTCGACTCGAGCGGGAGCTAGTCGACCGTGCGCAGCGTCTCGCCATCGAAAACGCATTCACGACGCGAAGCCACCTACGCATCGCATCGCTGCTCGCCCTCGGACTCTTGATAGGGTGTGGCGGGCTGACGGCACCTGGAGAAAAGCTGAAGGGCGGGGCGACTGACGGAGGTCATGTTGGCGATGGCAGCTTTGTTGCCGACGCGGAAGTGGATGTTCAGGACTCATGCAGCAGCGTCTTGAACGTTTCCTGTTGTCCGGGCTTCGATGGCTGCGACGCGTACTACCGGTGGTTCTGTACGAACGACATGTGCGAGGGGTGCGAGCCCGCGCCGCCGGTGCAGGGAAGCGGCTGCTTTCCCGACAGAGTCTGCCTAGGCCAAGCTTCGGAGGGTTGCTACGTGATGGTCTGTCAATGCAGCGATTCCGCCACCTGGAAGTGTGCAGAGTTTAACGGCTGCGAGTGTGTGGCCGTTGCCCCAGGGGCGCACTGCTACACGCCCGGGCAGGTCTGCACGAGCGGTCTCGCAAGCTGTGAGTGTGAGAGCGAATCGAGCACCTGGGCGTGCCAGTTCCCGTAGGCCTGGCCGAGGCGTACTCGTTCAGTGCGGCTTGCTTCGGGCGGTCCCCCGCCTTCGCGGGGCTTCGCGTCTTCGAACGATCACCGAATGGTGCGTGGCGCCTACCGCTCCCGGGCTTGCGCCTCAGTCCGGCGTGCAGCATCTGAAACCGATGTGCGACGAGGGGTTCCCGTTCGTCCCGGGCGCCTTGGCACCGCAAGCCAAAGCGTCTTGGTCTCCGACGAAGCTGCCCCCGAGCGCTTCGTATTGGCTGGGCCCGACGACACCCCACTCCGAGACATTGCCCGAGAGGTCAAACGGCTGGGCGCCGAGCGCAGACGAAGCACACTTTGCGAACGAGCCGACTGGAGCGGTAGTTGCCTTCCCCGCATCGACGCCGTTGCAGGCAGTCGGTTCGTACGTCGCGCCGTACGGATAGCTGCTCGTGCCGCAAGCGGACGCCAGTTGTTCGGCGGTGCATTCTTGCTTGCCCGTCAAGGAGCAGAACCAAAAGGCCACACAGGCCGGAACGCAAACTTGTGGGTGTTGGTCGCAATCCCCCTGGCAGACCTCAGGATGCTTCATACAGTCCGCGTCCGGAGCCAAAGAGCACGATCCTGGTGGCGCCGGGTTCGTCGCGAGGAAAGCGGCAAACCCGGCTCGCGTGACCTCAAACTGATCGATGCAGTAGGTTCCGACGGAGACCATGCCCTGGGGGCATGACTGGCAGATCGGCGTCTTGCCGCCGCAACAGAACAGCGGGTCCGTCGTCGCGTCGCAGTCCACAACGGTGCAATACGGAGTGGCTCCGCTGCACTTGGGCTTTTGCGCAGGGAAACCCTTCACGTCCGCAATCATTGGCGTCCTGCCTTGGCAGAACGCGGTGTTCGGAGTGAAGAAACTACCGGCTGTCCCAGCACTCCCCGTTTCGCATTGGCCGGTTTGCCCTGCCGTCCCGCCACCACCCGTTGCGCCTGCCGTCCCGCCGCCATCCGGTGCGGGTGCGGTTCCGCCACCGCCGGGCGCGGCGCCACTCCCGCCGGGCTCTGCGGCCGCAGCGCCGCCCCCGTCACTACCGCCATTGGGCGCCGCGCCCAAGCCGCCGTCCTTGGCGGCGTTGGAACCGCCACACGCCGCGGCGAGCGCCAAACCCGCAAGCGTCACCGTGAGATAGCGTCGCATCTGGTCTACTGTACTCTTCGCCGCCATGACGTGCTGACACCGGGCCTTCGGCGGAAGGCAAGCGCGTGACACGCGTCAGCTGTGCGTGGGGAGCGGCGCTGCTCCCATGGCTCGATCGACGTTACCAAGTCAGCAAACGCTCAGTCGAAACACCCAAGCCGGCAGTTTCCGGCAATCCAGCAAGCACGCCAGCGTCGTCGCTTCGCTCCGATTCGGCGCCCAAGTGCTCCGGAACGGACGCCCAAGTCGTCGGAACCCGTGCCCAAGTTGAGCGGAATACGCACTGTACCGGGCGGCATGCGCTTTGGAGCCGCAAGTGAAGAAGAACGTTTTGCGAACGCGGTGGAAGATCACGACGCCGCGATTGTCCGACGCTAGTCGGGAGCCGAGGAGCCGGGTCCTGTGTCAGTACCGTGGCGCGCCGGATCGCTGGGTGCTGGCGACAACCACACATCGAGGTCTTTGGTCTCAACGTGGCACGGTCCCTGGCGAACTGTCACCTCCGCT includes these proteins:
- the dnaK gene encoding molecular chaperone DnaK, whose product is MGKIIGIDLGTTNSVVAVMDGKEAKVIVNEEGARLTPSVVAWDEKGEVLVGTIAKRQAVTNPEHTVYSAKRFIGRRFDEIQDEGKRVPYKIIKGDNGDVWIEARGKKMAPPEIAAKVLQKLKKAAEDYLGEKVTEAVITVPAYFNDSQRQATKDAGKIAGLEVRRIINEPTAAALAYGLDKKENEIIAVYDFGGGTFDISILEVGDNVVQVIATNGDTHLGGDDVDHLVMEWLAAEFKKDTGLDVSNDKMVIQRLKDAAEQAKIELSTKQETTVNLPFLTADASGPKHLQKQLTRSKLEQMIRPLIDRTMEPLKKALDDAKKKPSDIDEIVLVGGSTRIPLVQETVSKFFGKEPHKGVNPDEVVAVGAAVQGGVLAGDVQDVVLLDVTPLSLGVETLGGVMTVMIPRNTTIPTQKKEIYSTASDNQTSVEIHVLQGERAESRYNRTLGKFHLEGLPPAPRGVPKVEVTFDIDANGILSVTAKDMATGKDQRITITAASGITDDDIDRMVKEAAEHEAEDKRRREEIERRNKLDNLCYTLEKQISENKEKLEGADVSSLESLIKEGRDAVEKQDDEKVQDVLGRLEKEAHQMAEKLYTAAAGGAAPDAGSNGAPSGDAGSDGKKGDVIDAEFEETN
- a CDS encoding SUMF1/EgtB/PvdO family nonheme iron enzyme, translated to MRRYLTVTLAGLALAAACGGSNAAKDGGLGAAPNGGSDGGGAAAAEPGGSGAAPGGGGTAPAPDGGGTAGATGGGGTAGQTGQCETGSAGTAGSFFTPNTAFCQGRTPMIADVKGFPAQKPKCSGATPYCTVVDCDATTDPLFCCGGKTPICQSCPQGMVSVGTYCIDQFEVTRAGFAAFLATNPAPPGSCSLAPDADCMKHPEVCQGDCDQHPQVCVPACVAFWFCSLTGKQECTAEQLASACGTSSYPYGATYEPTACNGVDAGKATTAPVGSFAKCASSALGAQPFDLSGNVSEWGVVGPSQYEALGGSFVGDQDALACGAKAPGTNGNPSSHIGFRCCTPD